The Cryptosporangium phraense genomic interval CATTACTGCGCGTCACACGATCGTGGGAATCGCGGCCGGGCTTCCCCGCCGGCTCCGCTCGGCCCGGATCGCCACGTCGACGACGCCCCAGACCGCGGACACCAGCGCGAACAGGATCCCACTGACGGTCAGCCAGCGCTGCGGATCCTCGGCGCCCCAGTCCAGACCGGACAGGAACTCCGGGTTGTAGAACCGGTGATCGGCCAGCAGCCAGACGACCGGACCCCAGAGCAGCACCGAGAGCCCCGCGTACACCGCGGTCACCGTGTGGTTCCAGACCGGACGGCGGTAGGTCCAGACCGCGTAGGCCCCGTACAGAGCCAGCAGCACCAGCACGTACGGCCACCAGAACGTCCAGTTGTCCGGGTCGAGCACCGGTTCGTCGGTGATCGCGAACTGCTGGACGACCAGCGCGGCGGCCATCAGCGCGGGCCAGATCAGGGCTCCGGCCAGGTTCGCGAGGTTGTGGTACTGCCGCTCGTACCTGGGCAGCTTCTCCGGCGTCCACGGGCCGCCGGAGAGCTCGGCCCGGCCGACGCCGGTCCGCTCCATGATCGCGAAGACCGCGGTCGTCCAGAACGCCAGGTGGACGCCGACCGTCAGCAGCGTGCCGATGCCGACGCCGATCGCCGGGCCGATGCCCGGATCGGCGAGGAGCTTCCCGGCCACCGCGACCACGACGACGATCGGCAGCACGATCGTGTAGAGCATCTTCAGGATCGCCCGCCAGATCGGGAACAGGTCCGGCCCGATCAGGTACTGACGCCGGCCGGCGTACCCGTCGGCCAGGTGCTCGGGGTCACCGAGTTCGAGCAGCGTGGCCTCCAGGGCCGCGTCCGGCGGCTCGCCGCCGTCGACCCGGGCGTCGACGGCGTCGGCGATCGACGCCCGCAACTCGCGGTCGATGTCGGTGCGCTGTGCCTCGGGGACGCGGCGCAGGACGGTGAAGACGTAACGGTCGAGCAGGGTGGCGGCCATGTCTCACTCCGAGGGGGTGGTGGGGGCGGTCAGGTCGGCGATGGCGACGGTCAGCCGGGTCCACTCGTCGCGCAGGGCGGCGGCGATCTCCTCGCCCTGCTCGGTGGTCCGGTAGAACTTGCGCGGCCGCGCCTCGTCGGTGTTCCAGGAGCTGGTCAGCAGGCCCTGGGCCTCCAGGCGTCGCAGCAGGGGGTAGAGCGTGTTGGCCTCCACCTCGAACCCGGCCGTGCTCAGCGTCTCGAGCAGCGAGTACCCGTAGCCCGGCGTGCGCAGGGCGACCAGGCTCGCGACGACGACCGTGCCGCGGCGCAGCTCCTGGAGGTGGGTGGAGAGCGTCGCATCCATTGTCATGCTGAACACGATAGTGTGTGACACACACTATGGCAAGGCGTTACACCACTGTGTGTCAGTCGGTTCCGATCACACCCGGGCGTCCGTCGGCCACCTGGAACGTGGCCGCGGTCCGGGTCGTCGTCGGGGCCGGGCTGCGGACCGTGTCGACGACCCGCAACCGCACGGTCAACTCCTCGCGGGTCGCCTCGCCGAGCAGGTAGCCGCGCCGGTTGTCGGCGTACCGCAGGTGCGGGTTCCGGGCCAGTTCGGGGTCGTGCTCGCGATGGAAACCGGCGATGTCCGGATCCCCGCCCGACGTGATCGACGTGCCGACGAACTCGGCCGCCACGACCGGCGAGTCCACCGCGTCGAAATCCGGCCGGAGGTCGCTGACCCAGGTCGCGTGCTGGTCGCCGGTGAGCACGACCGGGTTGCGGACCGCGCCGGTGCCGAGGAACTCCAGGAGGCGCCGGCGCTGGGCCCGGTAGCCGTCCCAGGAGTCGAAGTTGCGCCGGCCGCGGTCGGCGGCCGCCATCATGACCTGGTTCGCGATCAGGTTCCAGCGCGCACCCGACCCGGCCAGCCCGCGGACCAGCCAGGACTCCTGCGGTCGGCCGGTCATCGTCCGGGCCGGCCGGCTCGCCGCCCGCAGGCTGCGCGGCTGCATCGACCGGTACGACCGGGTGTCGAGAACGTGCAGCGTCGCCAGGTCGCCGAAACCCAGCCGCCGGTACATCCGCCCGCCCGGCCCGAGCCGCATCGGCAGGTGCTCGGTGTAGGCCCGGATCGCCGCCGCCTTCCGGGCCGCGAACGGCACCTTCTCGCGGACCCGGGGGTCGGCCGGCCACTCGCCGGCCCAGTTGTCGTCGACGTCGTGGTCGTCGATCGACACGATCCAGGGCGCGGCCGCGTGCGCGGCGGCCAGGTCGGGGTCGGTGCGGTACTGCGCGTGCCGGATCCGGTAGTCCTCCAGCGTGTACGGCTGACCGGCGCCGAT includes:
- a CDS encoding permease prefix domain 1-containing protein, whose protein sequence is MAATLLDRYVFTVLRRVPEAQRTDIDRELRASIADAVDARVDGGEPPDAALEATLLELGDPEHLADGYAGRRQYLIGPDLFPIWRAILKMLYTIVLPIVVVVAVAGKLLADPGIGPAIGVGIGTLLTVGVHLAFWTTAVFAIMERTGVGRAELSGGPWTPEKLPRYERQYHNLANLAGALIWPALMAAALVVQQFAITDEPVLDPDNWTFWWPYVLVLLALYGAYAVWTYRRPVWNHTVTAVYAGLSVLLWGPVVWLLADHRFYNPEFLSGLDWGAEDPQRWLTVSGILFALVSAVWGVVDVAIRAERSRRGSPAAIPTIV
- a CDS encoding PadR family transcriptional regulator, translated to MTMDATLSTHLQELRRGTVVVASLVALRTPGYGYSLLETLSTAGFEVEANTLYPLLRRLEAQGLLTSSWNTDEARPRKFYRTTEQGEEIAAALRDEWTRLTVAIADLTAPTTPSE
- a CDS encoding alkaline phosphatase D family protein, yielding MPLSYPVPRRRFLAAGLLAPVLLSADGRTSAVPTGQFRRRTVPGGMFTLGVASGDPLPDGVVLWTRLAPRPLEPGGGMPDRPVAVRWEIASDERFRRSVRRGVVTARPTAAHTVHVDVRGLRPAATYHYRFVVGDQVSAVGRTRTAPEPGRGPARLRFATASCQNWQDGFYTAYRSMVDDDVDFVAFLGDYIYEAVGGPTRLRDHIGAGQPYTLEDYRIRHAQYRTDPDLAAAHAAAPWIVSIDDHDVDDNWAGEWPADPRVREKVPFAARKAAAIRAYTEHLPMRLGPGGRMYRRLGFGDLATLHVLDTRSYRSMQPRSLRAASRPARTMTGRPQESWLVRGLAGSGARWNLIANQVMMAAADRGRRNFDSWDGYRAQRRRLLEFLGTGAVRNPVVLTGDQHATWVSDLRPDFDAVDSPVVAAEFVGTSITSGGDPDIAGFHREHDPELARNPHLRYADNRRGYLLGEATREELTVRLRVVDTVRSPAPTTTRTAATFQVADGRPGVIGTD